CGACCCGGAGCTGGCGAAGCGCCTGGTCGACTTCGCGAGCGGCCTCACCTACGCGCTCGACGGATCGATGCAGCGGGTCGCCGACCGCGTGTTCCTGCTCACGCCGAGCTCGATCTCGGTGTCGGCCGAGGACAAGGCGCTCCTGATGGAGCGCGGCTTCTTCAACCAGTACTGATCCGCTTCCCGATCCAGACCGAGCGGCTGTCGATCCGCCCGCTCGCCGAGGCGGACGTCGCCGCCATGCTCGCGGCTCACGGCGATCCGGAGGTGATGCGATTCTCGCTCTCCGGCGCCTGCACCGCTGAGGAGTCGGATGCGCGCGTGCGCAGCATGATCGGCCACCAGGAGCGCCACGGCTTCAGCAAGTGGGGCGTGGAGGAGCGCGAATCCGGCGCGCTCGTCGGGGACTGCGGCGTGCAGCTGCTCGAGGGCGGGCCGGACGTCGAGCTCGGCTTCCATCTGCGTCGGTCCGTGTGGGGGCGGGGCTACGCGACGGAGGCGGC
Above is a genomic segment from Gaiellales bacterium containing:
- a CDS encoding GNAT family N-acetyltransferase; amino-acid sequence: MRPLAEADVAAMLAAHGDPEVMRFSLSGACTAEESDARVRSMIGHQERHGFSKWGVEERESGALVGDCGVQLLEGGPDVELGFHLRRSVWGRGYATEAARACLDASFAGLGLDEVIAIVAPGNAASARVLEKIGMQPAGTRDALGRTWDLFIASRPRGAARP